In Crinalium epipsammum PCC 9333, the genomic window AATATTAAAATACGCTCTTTTGCACCAAATAAATCATGCAAACCACGCATCTTTTACCTCCAGCTAGTACACCAATTACTAAGTTTCTACCGCCCTACCCGACATCAAGAAGAGCAAAAATGCTTGATGCGGTTGCTAGATTAGAATCGACAATTTTGATGTTAGTTGGTCACGATTGCGATCCAGAAGCTATCTTATTATTAGCCGAACTCGGATTTAGTTTTCTTTACAGTGACGAGTGCCAAGAAAGATTCATTGATGTTGGTATGCAAGCCGCCTTAGAAATTTACGAATGTTCAACAATTAATGCCGAATACGAGGATACCATAACAGATATTAATAACCCTAGAAATTGGGGATTTTATCAAAAAGCTACAGAAATCTGGAAAAGACAAGAAAAAGAACTAGGTATTCAACAAAGATACTGATAGACTTAATAATTATAAACAACGAAAAACGACCTTGTTAATAACAAGGTCGATTATTTTGCGCTCTGATTAGATAACTACCAACTAGATATGTCGAAGCAATAAGACTTATCCAAATAATCATTGTCGAAATCATCGTACTCATCAAAATCATCTTCGTCAGTGTAACAATCACGCGCAGAATATCTTGAAGAAAAATCTCCAACTCTAATTTCTAAACGACGAGGAAAATCTGAAGTAGATAAGCCAAAGTAAGGCAAAAGCTCAGACAGTGGGTAGATTATTTTCTCTTGCTCAGAAATTTCACGACCCATTTGAGACTCATCTTCAACTTTAGGCAATGAATCAATATCAATGACCTCATCCCATGTCGCCACCCGATCATAAGGAACGTGGAAAACAATTTCAGGAATTTCTTGAGACTGGAATTCTATCAACCAATAACCTGTTACAGAAAGATTAATATTATGCCAAGTATTATAATCGGCATGACGGTTTTCATAATTCCGATAATCTGTAAAGCAGCGCATTCCAAGAGTTTCATCATAATCTAAATCGAGAGCAGTTAAAAGATCCCAAATTTCCTTGGGATCTTTTAGTTCACCACTTAATACCTGCTGAAAAATAGAAAGCGCACACTCAACTTGATTTTCTAAATAGCGATCGCGGATAGCTGGTTCCAAATCAAAACAAACAAAATCATCGTTGATGTCAGCATAGTCATTTGGAACCTCACACAACTCCCTTGCCCAAGCAATAGCTTCTTCAACCTGTTGAATAGAACCAGGAACATAAGTTTCAAAGTCTACCGAATACTGCTTTGAAGGAAGTTTAGGAGCGGTCGGAAAAGTTACAGTGAGAGGTTTGACAGGTCTAGGAACATCAAATTTAAATCCTTGTTTTTCTAGCAATTGCAATGATTTTTTGGTAATTGGCTTGTTAATATTAACGAACTTAATTTTCCCTTTATATTCTCGCGCCCATGCGCTCGCAGCTTCAATTTTAGCCTTATGCCAAGCAGTACAATCTCTGTTATATTGTTTCATAACAGGTTTTTGTTTCTCTGCTTCAGCATCGGCTTCTTGTTTGGCTTTTTCATAAGCCTCAATTTCTGCTTTAAATGGTGCAATCATCAACTGATAAACTTCTTCCGGGTAATCCAAATTAAAACCCATATCGGGATCAGCCATAGCTTGAAGCAGATCAAAATGTTGCAATTCCTCACCATCAAGAATATCAGCCACAGAACAGTCAGAATTTAAAAGGGTTAAATCTACACCTTTGTTAGCAATTGCTGTCCTCATACCTTGAATTACTGTTGGCTCAGGACGAGCAACAACTTTGGTTGCTACCATCGCACCTGATTTAATCATTTCAATGATTTTGGCATCTTTAGTAGCAAACAACAAATCCGCATCTTCTCTATAGAAATCTTTTACTTTAGCCCACCGATTTAACCACACCAAACGCTCAACTGGTAACATTTCTTTAAGAGATTTTAAACCATTAGGCATATTCTTTTTACGTGACATAAATTCTCCACTGTTTTTATATATTTTATTAAAAAAAACCTCAGACAACCAGGACAATTTATCTAATTTTGTATACTATTGTAAAAGTAGTAAAAGTAATGAAGTGTGAACTTTCTATTGAGCTATTGAACAGTAATAACAATAATAAAGATGCTATCGCATCAAGATCCGAGTTAGCACGAATAGGCTGCGATAAAAGTACAATCTGCGATCTTCAATAAGCTGTAAACCAACAAAAATCAAAAGCAGCAATAGTAGCATTAATGCCAAGTACAAACTAATCTAATTAAAACAAATGGCAAAAACAAATATAGAATGGGTGATGGATGATGATGGGACTCAAGGAAAAACTTGGAATCCAACAAGTGGATGTACAAAAGTTAGTGCCGGATGCAAAAAATGCTATGCCGAAGCGATAGCTAAAAGATTCTGGGGAGAGCGAAAGTTCTCTGATGTACAGTTCCACGAAGACAGATTAGATGCACCGCTTAAATGGAAAAAATCGACCAAAGTTTTTGTTGATTCAATGTCGGATCTTTTTCATAAGGATATAACCGATGAACAGATTGACCAAGTGTTTGCGGTAATGGCTATGGCACACTGGCATAAATTTCAGGTGTTGACAAAAAGACCTGAACGGATGATGCAATATTCACGTACTGCCAAGCAGAGAATCAGGATGGCAACAGTTGACTTGGGCAGAAAGTTTAACCGAGATATTGGACTATTTGAAAGTTGTGAATGGGATTATCCATTACCTAATGTCTGGTTAGGTATCAGTGTTGAAAATCAACAAGTTGCGAATGAGAGAATCCCATTATTACGCCATACTTTAGCCACTATAAAGTTTCTTAGCTGCGAACCATTGTTAGAAAAGGTATCAATATTCGATCTTGACGAGGAAATTTCTGAATTAACACAAAAATATCGTTCTAAATCTCAAAAAATGGTGGCTCCAGCAGACTTTATAAACTGGGTGATCGTTGGCGGTGAGTCTGGAACAGATGCTCGATCGTGCGAGGTTAATTGGATTGAAGACATAGTTGAGCAATGCAAACAATATCAAGTGCCAGTATTTGTTAAGCAACTAGGAAGCAACTCTCAAGTTCCCAACTTAATAGGAACATCAAAACAAAAACTTAAAAGCAAAAAAGGCGGTGATATCAACGAATTCCCAGAAAACCTGAGAATTAGAGAATCTCCTAAAAACTAATTTGTATTTTACTGGTGGGTATTTAATCCCAGTTTCTAACTCACCAGTAAAAACTACCAAATATCCTCAGTTATTACTAACTCGATTCATAATAATAATTCAAAATTTATACGCGATCGCGTATTTAGTAGTGATGAATTAGCAGAAGATAATGAACCAAAAAGTATTGCAGTGCCATAGTAGGGGAGATAAACGATATTCCCCATTTTGCTGTAATGTAAAAGCTTTTGGTGAGAACAGGAGCATTGAAAACCATTACCAAAGTACAAAATTATTCCAAACTCCTAAAGGCTTAATACAGGCACGAGATTGGCGTGAAGCTAAACTGTACCAAAAACCCATTAATAAAGGGGGAGAAGGGTATGAACGGGTAGCTTTTGTACTACCCAACGGGTTAGAACTTGGGAACAGTAATAACAAGGTAAATGATTTGATAATCCAGTATTATATTGCGATCTGGTGGAAATATTTACGATCGCACCCAGAACTAATCCAACACGCACAAAAATTTGACGAATTTACCGACCCTTTTAAGGGGAAATTCCCATTTTGCCAAGCAGACGTAATTCGCCTTGTTGCTCATGATGGAGTAAATGCTCTAAAACCAATGTGCAAGGAAATATTAGAGCTAATTAAAGAACATAAACTGAAAAATAGATAAGTAAAAAAAATTAAACCCTAAACCAAAATCGGGTTTAATTTTTTATAAAAAATAAATATTTTAAAAAAAAATATCAAACTAATGAAATAAGAACGCCTAGCGGCGCATCAAAAGTGAAATTAATTTGGACAATAATATGCTAATAAAAACTTATGACTATAAAGGTTACACTATTCAAATAGAGCAACCTTGCGAAAATATGTGGGCTATTGGAATTGTAGATCCCAATGACCCAAGCTCGTTGTTAATTTACGATCAAGGGCATTCCAGTATCGAAGATGCCGAAGGGTTTGCCGAAAGATCGGTAGATTTTGAAATTGAAACAAATAAAAACTAAAATATTAGTCCTTACTTAGCAATAAGTAAGGACTAATATTTAATTTTTTTAATCAATTAAAAATATTACGAATAAGAAATAACAAAAAAACAAGAACGCCTAGCGGCGTAGCAAAAGTGAAATTAATTTGAACAATAATATGCAAGTATTTAATGGTACAACCGATAATGCAGTCGCTCAAGCATTAAGCCAAATAACATGGCAAATCCGTTACAACCTACTAAGCGGTATAAGCCCAAACAATAAATTATTTGATGAAGAAATTGGAAAGGGTGAAGTTGAGGGTGAATTTGACATCACCGCAGCGCCGATGTCAGGGAGTCAAGTTACGACGATCCAGTGGTATCGCGATGAACAGATAGTGCGCTACTCCATAAAATCTATAAGTGAAGCAATATAATTCATTAATTCGCATCCAACTATTGGATGCGAATTAATGGATTATTTTTTTTATATTTAATCAAGTATTTAAACTCGTTAATATTAACAATACAGTGACAAAATATTCTAAAGTACTTGTATATAAAACATACAAAAAGTAGGCGATCGCCTACTACTGTAAAAACATTAATAATTAGTTGAGATCATAAATGGTAAGCAGTACGAACCAGAGGCATCATGGTTTAGCAGTGTTAGAAATTAATGGCGTTAGATATGCGATCGCACAATCATCAGTCATGGCTGTGATCGCTGCCAAATATGCGACTAACGATCTAGAATTACTCGAAAGTCAAGGGGCAGCATATTTCTTAGCTTCGGATAAACACGAATTAAAATTAGGAGCATTTCACCCAGATACACAAACAGAAATTTTAAAAGTAGTCAACAATCTTCACATAGGAGAACTGCTTTTCTATAGAATTTCACAATAATAACTTTTGTACAAAATAGTTACTTAAATTGATTGACAAACAGTAAGTAAATAACTATTATTAATCTAGCTACATAAATTTTAAAAATCGCAACTGAAAAACTGAAGGGCGCAGTTTTAAAAATGAAATCGGACAAAGCCTAATAAGGAGATTGTTTATCATGTCGATAACAATTCTTTGTGAATTACCAGAATCAGTTAGCTTAGAGTTAGAAGCTTTAAGAAAAAGAAACAGAATCTAAAACAACATTAATAATACTGATTAAAACACCTAATTAACCATTTTGACTGGGGGTTAATTATTTTTTCTACTATTAACAACACTTAACCGCGCTAACGCGCCATATTATAAAAATTCACCTCCGAAACTTAATTAAAAAGGTACACAATGAACACATGGCTGACTGATAGAATCTGGGGTCTACTAGGAGCGAGAGTTTCTATTCAAATAGAAACTATTGCTCCACTATCAAGTTTCAAAAATGAGATCGAATACAGGGACATAACTGATATCAGTAAAAAAACATCAACTACGCTACTGGAGCTTTATGGAATTAATGTTCCCCACAAACCACCAGTAAATATTACAATATTACCAATAAAAAAAGGAGACATCATATACGCATTAATTCCAGAAGGAGACTCAGAATATCTTTCATTGAAACGGATTGAAGTATTATCAGTTGCCACCTAACGGTAAGCAAAAATAAACCCTGTTAAATTATTAACAAGGTTTATTTAATTTATTTTTTTAATACAGGCATACTTTAGTACCCTAAATGCGATCGCAACTTATACCCTTACTGCTTAAAGAATAATAATTAGCAACAATCAGTTAGCCAAAGAAATCATCGCTCTTCGTGGCTACGTGGCGATCGCCACGTATAAGAACGTACTAATCACACAAGGTCATATTGATATGTCAGACCATTATGCAGGGTCTTACATCCGTCGCTATAAGCGCCAGTTTGCTTGGATAATGTTCGACTGTTTCAAACGCCTCGGAGTAATCAGCAAAAAATTTGATGATTTAGATAAAAA contains:
- a CDS encoding DUF5131 family protein — encoded protein: MAKTNIEWVMDDDGTQGKTWNPTSGCTKVSAGCKKCYAEAIAKRFWGERKFSDVQFHEDRLDAPLKWKKSTKVFVDSMSDLFHKDITDEQIDQVFAVMAMAHWHKFQVLTKRPERMMQYSRTAKQRIRMATVDLGRKFNRDIGLFESCEWDYPLPNVWLGISVENQQVANERIPLLRHTLATIKFLSCEPLLEKVSIFDLDEEISELTQKYRSKSQKMVAPADFINWVIVGGESGTDARSCEVNWIEDIVEQCKQYQVPVFVKQLGSNSQVPNLIGTSKQKLKSKKGGDINEFPENLRIRESPKN